From a region of the Oscarella lobularis chromosome 7, ooOscLobu1.1, whole genome shotgun sequence genome:
- the LOC136189173 gene encoding uncharacterized protein isoform X1: MRTPVTMSKRRRNRPVFTFHIFHLPLPRRATMDPKRDYAFKLILLGDVCSGKTSLCHRFLSNDAAFTLPNEATIGVDFGSRTINLDGETIILRIFDTTGQKSVMSRLRPLYRGAHGIIIVYNVTRQDTFDGVKRWLQEVDRYAEKGVSKMIIGSQCDLMSPRVVPYTTAKEYADQLGIPFLETSAKDGKNVEQAFMTMAAEIMYRVGPVTRMKALMWRRSLAEAEERCSQQAERLKVVESQTKSLEEEKRNFEEKKRNLRHLLGQSEQKCLQLSQRVDHLTEIVKEKDAKIARLQEFENFINILPEDVHLTGVRLGKGAYGKVDIGHWRGSPVAVKTFHESIKSEHYCALFRQEMEICSRIRHPNIVAICGVIIMDDTPFQIITNLLEGSLCDVIKASLSSKSLTLKEKVDLSLGFVAGICYLHQLRPTPVLHGDIRSTNILVTATMVAQVGDLGSARFSDASLSAGIHSVEYIAPERLDGSQARNTAQADVCSLGVTLGELMTCREPIKAERYSQMEMIGHDDMKVMCVQMINRRPRERPSAQACLQVLEGICHTDEYSQCPPKRMVKGKLHREDEVTLVDGPW, translated from the exons ATGAGAACGCCGGTTACAAtgagcaaaagaagaagaaacaggcCAG ttttCACATTCCATATTTTCCATCTTCCACTGCCGCGGCGCGCTACCATGGATCCGAAACG CGATTACGCTTTCAAGCTGATACTACTTGGCGACGTATGCTCTGGAAAAACGTCTCTATGTCATCGGTTCCTG agCAATGATGCCGCGTTCACACTACCCAACGAAGCCACTatcggcgtcgatttc GGGAGTCGAACTATCAATTTGGACGGCGAAACGATCATTTTACGAATC TTTGACACGACCGGCCAGAAAAGCGTCATGTCAAGGCTGCGTCCGTTGTATCGAGGAGCACACGGAATAATCATCGTCTATAATGTAACACGCCAG GACACTTTCGACGGTGTGAAACGATGGCTTCAGGAAGTAGATCGATATGCTGAGAAGGGAGTGAGCAAGATGATAATTGGCAGCCAATGTGATTTGATGTCGCCTAGAGTAGTACCATACACCACAGCAAAA GAATATGCCGATCAATTGGGAATCCCGTTCTTAGAGACGAGTGCTAAAGACGGAAAGAACGTGGAACAGGCGTTCATGACAATGGCGGCGGAGATAATGTACAGGGTAGGTCCAGTCACGAGAATGAAAG CGTTGATGTGGAGGAGATCTCTTGCAGAAGCCGAAGAGCGCTGTTCTCAGCAGGCTGAAAGACTAAAAGTAGTCGAAAGCCAAACAAAGAGTCTtgaggaagaaaagcgaaattttgaggaaaaaaaacgaaatttacGGCATCTACTTG GGCAAAGTGAGCAGAAGTGCTTACAGCTCAGTCAAAGAGTTGACCACTTGACTGAAATTGTTAAAGAGAAGGATGCTAAAATAGCGAGGTTGCAAGAATTCGAAAACTTCATAAACATCCTTCCTGAAGACGTTCATCTTACTGGCGTGCGTCTAGGAAAAGGAGCCTATGGCA AAGTGGACATTGGGCATTGGCGAGGTTCACCCGTTGCCGTCAAGACTTTCCATGAGTCGATTAAAAGCGAGCATTATTGTGCACTCTTTCGTCAAGAAATGGAAATCTGTAGCCGCATTCGTCATCCCAACATTGTAGCTATTTGCGGTGTCATAATCATGGATGACACACCTTTTCAAATAATCACTAATCTACTGGAAGGATCTCTCTGCGACGTCATAAAAGCGTCCCTATCCTCAAAGTCTCTAACCCTGAAAGAGAAGGTCGATTTGAGTCTCGGCTTTGTCGCCGGCATTTGCTATCTTCACCAACTTCGTCCAACACCAGTTCTCCATGGCGACATCCGCTCAACCAACATTTTGGTAACAGCGACAATGGTGGCTCAAGTTGGCGATCTAGGATCAGCGCGATTCTCGGACGCCTCTCTCTCAGCCGGTATTCATAGCGTTGAATACATTGCACCGGAACGACTTGATGGGAGCCAAGCGAGAAACACAGCCCAAGCTGATGTCTGCAGTCTGGGTGTGACATTGGGTGAGTTGATGACGTGCAGGGAGCCAATTAAAGCCGAGCGGTACTCTCAAATGGAAATGATTGGGCATGACGATATGAAAGTTATGTGTGTGCAGATGATCAATCGTAGGCCACGTGAGCGACCAAGCGCACAAGCTTGTCTTCAAGTTCTGGAAGGAATTTGCCACACTGATGAATATAGTCAATGCCCTCCCAAGCGAATGGTGAAAGGCAAATTACACAGGGAAGATGAAGTGACTCTTGTGGATGGGCCATGGTAG
- the LOC136189173 gene encoding uncharacterized protein isoform X2, whose amino-acid sequence MRTPVTMSKRRRNRPVFTFHIFHLPLPRRATMDPKRDYAFKLILLGDVCSGKTSLCHRFLSNDAAFTLPNEATIGVDFGSRTINLDGETIILRIFDTTGQKSVMSRLRPLYRGAHGIIIVYNVTRQDTFDGVKRWLQEVDRYAEKGVSKMIIGSQCDLMSPRVVPYTTAKEYADQLGIPFLETSAKDGKNVEQAFMTMAAEIMYRVGPVTRMKALMWRRSLAEAEERCSQQAERLKVVESQTKSLEEEKRNFEEKKRNLRHLLGQSEQKCLQLSQRVDHLTEIVKEKDAKIARLQEFENFINILPEDVHLTGVRLGKGAYGKVDIGHWRGSPVAVKTFHESIKSEHYCALFRQEMEICSRIRHPNIVAICGVIIMDDTPFQIITNLLEGSLCDVIKASLSSKSLTLKEKVDLSLGFVAGICYLHQLRPTPVLHGDIRSTNILVTATMVAQVGDLGSARFSDASLSAGIHSVEYIAPERLDGSQARNTAQADVCSLGVTLGELMTCREPIKAER is encoded by the exons ATGAGAACGCCGGTTACAAtgagcaaaagaagaagaaacaggcCAG ttttCACATTCCATATTTTCCATCTTCCACTGCCGCGGCGCGCTACCATGGATCCGAAACG CGATTACGCTTTCAAGCTGATACTACTTGGCGACGTATGCTCTGGAAAAACGTCTCTATGTCATCGGTTCCTG agCAATGATGCCGCGTTCACACTACCCAACGAAGCCACTatcggcgtcgatttc GGGAGTCGAACTATCAATTTGGACGGCGAAACGATCATTTTACGAATC TTTGACACGACCGGCCAGAAAAGCGTCATGTCAAGGCTGCGTCCGTTGTATCGAGGAGCACACGGAATAATCATCGTCTATAATGTAACACGCCAG GACACTTTCGACGGTGTGAAACGATGGCTTCAGGAAGTAGATCGATATGCTGAGAAGGGAGTGAGCAAGATGATAATTGGCAGCCAATGTGATTTGATGTCGCCTAGAGTAGTACCATACACCACAGCAAAA GAATATGCCGATCAATTGGGAATCCCGTTCTTAGAGACGAGTGCTAAAGACGGAAAGAACGTGGAACAGGCGTTCATGACAATGGCGGCGGAGATAATGTACAGGGTAGGTCCAGTCACGAGAATGAAAG CGTTGATGTGGAGGAGATCTCTTGCAGAAGCCGAAGAGCGCTGTTCTCAGCAGGCTGAAAGACTAAAAGTAGTCGAAAGCCAAACAAAGAGTCTtgaggaagaaaagcgaaattttgaggaaaaaaaacgaaatttacGGCATCTACTTG GGCAAAGTGAGCAGAAGTGCTTACAGCTCAGTCAAAGAGTTGACCACTTGACTGAAATTGTTAAAGAGAAGGATGCTAAAATAGCGAGGTTGCAAGAATTCGAAAACTTCATAAACATCCTTCCTGAAGACGTTCATCTTACTGGCGTGCGTCTAGGAAAAGGAGCCTATGGCA AAGTGGACATTGGGCATTGGCGAGGTTCACCCGTTGCCGTCAAGACTTTCCATGAGTCGATTAAAAGCGAGCATTATTGTGCACTCTTTCGTCAAGAAATGGAAATCTGTAGCCGCATTCGTCATCCCAACATTGTAGCTATTTGCGGTGTCATAATCATGGATGACACACCTTTTCAAATAATCACTAATCTACTGGAAGGATCTCTCTGCGACGTCATAAAAGCGTCCCTATCCTCAAAGTCTCTAACCCTGAAAGAGAAGGTCGATTTGAGTCTCGGCTTTGTCGCCGGCATTTGCTATCTTCACCAACTTCGTCCAACACCAGTTCTCCATGGCGACATCCGCTCAACCAACATTTTGGTAACAGCGACAATGGTGGCTCAAGTTGGCGATCTAGGATCAGCGCGATTCTCGGACGCCTCTCTCTCAGCCGGTATTCATAGCGTTGAATACATTGCACCGGAACGACTTGATGGGAGCCAAGCGAGAAACACAGCCCAAGCTGATGTCTGCAGTCTGGGTGTGACATTGGGTGAGTTGATGACGTGCAGGGAGCCAATTAAAGCCGAGCG ATGA
- the LOC136189173 gene encoding uncharacterized protein isoform X3 — protein MSRLRPLYRGAHGIIIVYNVTRQDTFDGVKRWLQEVDRYAEKGVSKMIIGSQCDLMSPRVVPYTTAKEYADQLGIPFLETSAKDGKNVEQAFMTMAAEIMYRVGPVTRMKALMWRRSLAEAEERCSQQAERLKVVESQTKSLEEEKRNFEEKKRNLRHLLGQSEQKCLQLSQRVDHLTEIVKEKDAKIARLQEFENFINILPEDVHLTGVRLGKGAYGKVDIGHWRGSPVAVKTFHESIKSEHYCALFRQEMEICSRIRHPNIVAICGVIIMDDTPFQIITNLLEGSLCDVIKASLSSKSLTLKEKVDLSLGFVAGICYLHQLRPTPVLHGDIRSTNILVTATMVAQVGDLGSARFSDASLSAGIHSVEYIAPERLDGSQARNTAQADVCSLGVTLGELMTCREPIKAERYSQMEMIGHDDMKVMCVQMINRRPRERPSAQACLQVLEGICHTDEYSQCPPKRMVKGKLHREDEVTLVDGPW, from the exons ATGTCAAGGCTGCGTCCGTTGTATCGAGGAGCACACGGAATAATCATCGTCTATAATGTAACACGCCAG GACACTTTCGACGGTGTGAAACGATGGCTTCAGGAAGTAGATCGATATGCTGAGAAGGGAGTGAGCAAGATGATAATTGGCAGCCAATGTGATTTGATGTCGCCTAGAGTAGTACCATACACCACAGCAAAA GAATATGCCGATCAATTGGGAATCCCGTTCTTAGAGACGAGTGCTAAAGACGGAAAGAACGTGGAACAGGCGTTCATGACAATGGCGGCGGAGATAATGTACAGGGTAGGTCCAGTCACGAGAATGAAAG CGTTGATGTGGAGGAGATCTCTTGCAGAAGCCGAAGAGCGCTGTTCTCAGCAGGCTGAAAGACTAAAAGTAGTCGAAAGCCAAACAAAGAGTCTtgaggaagaaaagcgaaattttgaggaaaaaaaacgaaatttacGGCATCTACTTG GGCAAAGTGAGCAGAAGTGCTTACAGCTCAGTCAAAGAGTTGACCACTTGACTGAAATTGTTAAAGAGAAGGATGCTAAAATAGCGAGGTTGCAAGAATTCGAAAACTTCATAAACATCCTTCCTGAAGACGTTCATCTTACTGGCGTGCGTCTAGGAAAAGGAGCCTATGGCA AAGTGGACATTGGGCATTGGCGAGGTTCACCCGTTGCCGTCAAGACTTTCCATGAGTCGATTAAAAGCGAGCATTATTGTGCACTCTTTCGTCAAGAAATGGAAATCTGTAGCCGCATTCGTCATCCCAACATTGTAGCTATTTGCGGTGTCATAATCATGGATGACACACCTTTTCAAATAATCACTAATCTACTGGAAGGATCTCTCTGCGACGTCATAAAAGCGTCCCTATCCTCAAAGTCTCTAACCCTGAAAGAGAAGGTCGATTTGAGTCTCGGCTTTGTCGCCGGCATTTGCTATCTTCACCAACTTCGTCCAACACCAGTTCTCCATGGCGACATCCGCTCAACCAACATTTTGGTAACAGCGACAATGGTGGCTCAAGTTGGCGATCTAGGATCAGCGCGATTCTCGGACGCCTCTCTCTCAGCCGGTATTCATAGCGTTGAATACATTGCACCGGAACGACTTGATGGGAGCCAAGCGAGAAACACAGCCCAAGCTGATGTCTGCAGTCTGGGTGTGACATTGGGTGAGTTGATGACGTGCAGGGAGCCAATTAAAGCCGAGCGGTACTCTCAAATGGAAATGATTGGGCATGACGATATGAAAGTTATGTGTGTGCAGATGATCAATCGTAGGCCACGTGAGCGACCAAGCGCACAAGCTTGTCTTCAAGTTCTGGAAGGAATTTGCCACACTGATGAATATAGTCAATGCCCTCCCAAGCGAATGGTGAAAGGCAAATTACACAGGGAAGATGAAGTGACTCTTGTGGATGGGCCATGGTAG